In Streptomyces sp. NBC_01408, one DNA window encodes the following:
- a CDS encoding ketoacyl-ACP synthase III produces MSKIKPAKGSPYARILGVGGYRPTRVVPNEVILETIDSSDEWIRSRSGIATRHWASAQETVAAMSVEASGKALADAGVAPEKIGAVIVSTVSHFKQTPAVATEIAHRIGAGKPAAFDISAGCAGFGYGLTLAKGLVVEGSAEYVLVIGVERLSDLTDLEDRATAFLFGDGAGAVVVGPSDEPAIGPTVWGSEGDKSDTIKQTVPWDEYLGKDGGEKFPAITQEGQAVFRWAVFEMAKVAQQALDAAGITVDDLDVFIPHQANMRIIDSMVKTLKLPEHVTVARDVETTGNTSAASIPLAMERLLATGAAKSGDTALVIGFGAGLVYAATVVTLP; encoded by the coding sequence ATGTCCAAGATCAAGCCGGCCAAGGGCTCCCCGTACGCCCGCATCCTCGGCGTCGGCGGCTACCGCCCGACCCGTGTGGTGCCCAACGAGGTCATCCTCGAGACGATCGACTCGTCCGACGAGTGGATCCGTTCCCGCTCCGGCATCGCCACCCGGCACTGGGCCTCGGCCCAGGAGACCGTCGCCGCGATGTCGGTGGAAGCCTCGGGCAAGGCGCTGGCCGACGCCGGTGTCGCCCCGGAGAAGATCGGTGCCGTGATCGTCTCGACGGTCTCGCACTTCAAGCAGACCCCGGCCGTCGCGACGGAGATCGCGCACCGGATCGGCGCGGGCAAGCCGGCCGCCTTCGACATCTCCGCGGGCTGTGCCGGCTTCGGTTACGGACTGACGCTGGCCAAGGGCCTGGTGGTGGAAGGTTCCGCCGAGTACGTCCTCGTGATCGGCGTGGAGCGGCTCTCGGACCTCACCGACCTGGAGGACCGCGCGACGGCCTTCCTGTTCGGGGACGGTGCGGGCGCCGTGGTCGTGGGCCCGTCGGACGAGCCGGCCATCGGCCCCACCGTGTGGGGTTCGGAGGGCGACAAGTCCGACACCATCAAGCAGACCGTGCCGTGGGACGAATACCTCGGCAAGGACGGCGGCGAGAAGTTCCCGGCCATCACCCAGGAGGGTCAGGCGGTCTTCCGCTGGGCCGTCTTCGAGATGGCCAAGGTGGCCCAGCAGGCGCTCGACGCCGCCGGGATCACCGTCGACGACCTGGACGTCTTCATTCCGCACCAGGCAAACATGCGGATCATCGACTCGATGGTGAAGACTCTGAAGCTGCCGGAACACGTCACGGTCGCCCGTGACGTGGAGACCACCGGCAACACCTCGGCCGCCTCGATCCCGCTCGCTATGGAGCGGCTCCTGGCGACCGGAGCGGCGAAGAGCGGCGACACCGCGCTCGTCATCGGCTTCGGGGCGGGACTCGTCTACGCCGCGACGGTCGTTACCCTCCCCTAG
- a CDS encoding carbon-nitrogen hydrolase family protein: protein MKIAAAQLTCLPADVPANAARVAALAASAREQGAELVVFPELALTGYELDALAADPELWTAADDPRLDPVRSAGIATAVNVALPTDGPRPAIATLVHDADGAHVTTYVKQHLYRHEADYFTAGEGDGCFELGGIRFSLGICYDNHFPELTGRAAADGCRVHLAGSLYGTGDGIHERATVHPGIAKEHGLYVVLANHVGPAGPWTGCGRAAIWAPGGALLAEADDRTACVVTASV, encoded by the coding sequence GTGAAGATCGCCGCAGCCCAGCTGACCTGCCTCCCCGCCGACGTCCCGGCCAATGCCGCGCGGGTCGCCGCACTCGCCGCCTCGGCCCGTGAACAGGGCGCCGAGCTGGTCGTGTTCCCCGAACTCGCGCTCACCGGCTACGAACTGGACGCGCTGGCCGCCGACCCCGAGCTGTGGACGGCCGCCGACGACCCGCGCCTGGACCCCGTACGCTCCGCCGGCATCGCCACCGCGGTCAATGTCGCCCTGCCCACCGACGGCCCGCGCCCCGCCATCGCCACGCTGGTCCACGACGCGGACGGGGCGCACGTGACCACGTACGTGAAGCAGCACCTGTACCGGCACGAGGCGGACTACTTCACGGCCGGCGAGGGCGACGGATGCTTCGAACTGGGCGGGATCCGCTTCTCCTTGGGCATCTGCTACGACAACCACTTCCCGGAACTGACCGGCCGGGCCGCGGCGGACGGCTGCCGCGTCCACCTGGCCGGCTCTCTGTACGGCACGGGCGACGGGATCCACGAGCGGGCCACCGTCCACCCGGGCATCGCGAAGGAGCACGGCCTGTACGTCGTCCTCGCCAACCACGTCGGCCCGGCCGGCCCGTGGACCGGCTGCGGCCGGGCCGCCATCTGGGCCCCGGGCGGCGCGCTCCTCGCGGAGGCCGACGACCGTACGGCCTGCGTGGTGACGGCCTCGGTGTGA
- a CDS encoding TetR/AcrR family transcriptional regulator → MVRARSEERRGEIVRAALEVIAERGYRGASLGSVAERVGLTQQGLLHYFPTKEALLVAVLEERDRWDTGGGSRASAGSWRLDLLASLVDYNAMRPGIVQTFSALLGESVTDGHPAREFFTERYAQVRSETAAVLRAEFGDRLPSGLTPEQAAPLLTAVMDGLQYQWLLAPESVDMPAAFRSFLTLLRGPDSA, encoded by the coding sequence ATGGTCAGGGCGAGGAGCGAGGAGCGGCGCGGGGAGATCGTCCGCGCGGCCCTGGAGGTGATCGCGGAGCGCGGCTACCGGGGCGCGTCCCTGGGCTCGGTCGCCGAGCGCGTGGGCCTGACCCAGCAGGGGCTGCTGCACTACTTCCCGACGAAGGAGGCGCTGCTGGTCGCGGTGCTGGAGGAGCGCGACCGCTGGGACACGGGCGGCGGCTCGCGCGCGTCGGCCGGATCCTGGCGCCTGGACCTGCTGGCCTCGCTGGTGGACTACAACGCCATGCGGCCGGGCATCGTGCAGACCTTCTCGGCGCTGCTGGGCGAGAGCGTCACCGACGGCCACCCCGCGCGGGAGTTCTTCACCGAGCGCTACGCCCAGGTCCGTTCGGAGACCGCCGCGGTACTGCGCGCCGAGTTCGGCGACCGCCTCCCGTCCGGCCTCACCCCGGAACAGGCCGCGCCGCTGCTGACGGCGGTCATGGACGGCCTCCAGTACCAGTGGCTGCTGGCCCCGGAGTCGGTGGACATGCCCGCCGCGTTCCGCTCCTTCCTGACCCTGCTGAGGGGACCGGACTCGGCCTAG
- a CDS encoding helix-turn-helix domain-containing protein gives MSVTRRPGADHCGIAAAMSVIDGKWKVSLLWELEQCPRRFGELRRLVPGVSEKVLAAQLRELETDGIVHREVYDEVPPRVEYSLTPLGQGLNTALEALGEWGAEYLLPDPAQAAVGRGSTQSASPTAQSSPAEVASAVPTVYLRPEAVSSQA, from the coding sequence GTGTCCGTGACACGAAGGCCCGGTGCGGACCACTGCGGGATCGCCGCGGCGATGTCCGTGATCGACGGCAAGTGGAAGGTGTCGCTCCTGTGGGAGCTGGAGCAGTGCCCGCGCCGCTTCGGTGAACTGCGCAGGCTGGTGCCGGGGGTCTCGGAGAAGGTGCTCGCCGCGCAGCTGCGCGAGCTGGAGACGGACGGCATCGTGCACCGCGAGGTGTACGACGAGGTCCCGCCGCGCGTCGAGTACTCCCTGACCCCCCTGGGCCAGGGCCTGAACACGGCCCTGGAGGCCCTGGGGGAGTGGGGCGCCGAGTACCTCCTGCCGGACCCGGCTCAGGCAGCGGTGGGGCGGGGCTCCACCCAGAGCGCCTCCCCGACGGCGCAGAGCTCGCCCGCCGAAGTGGCCAGCGCCGTGCCCACGGTGTACTTGCGGCCCGAGGCCGTCAGCAGCCAGGCGTAG
- the fabF gene encoding beta-ketoacyl-ACP synthase II encodes MSPTNRTVVVTGIGATTPLGGDSASTWEGLLAGRSGVKPLEGERFAELPVRIAAPAAVDPSEVLPRPLARKLDRSAQFAVIAAREAWADAGYTTPAGEDGAVVPERLGTVIASGIGGVTTLLDQYDVLKEKGVRRVSPHTVPMLMPNGPSANVGLEVNARAGVHTPVSACASGAEAIGYAVEMIRTGRADVVVAGGTEAAIHPLPIAAFANMMAMSKNNENPEQASRPYDKGRDGFVLGEGAGVVVLESAEHAAARGARVYCEVLGQGLSADSHHIAQPEPTGRGVAAAVQNLLDNTGLDPAELVHLNAHATSTPQGDTAELKALRKVLGDDLDHIAISATKSMTGHLLGGAGGIETVATVLALYHRIAPPTINVDELDDDIDADIVRGEPRKLPADGPISAINNSFGFGGHNVTLAFRTV; translated from the coding sequence GTGAGCCCGACCAATCGCACCGTGGTCGTCACCGGTATCGGCGCAACCACTCCGCTGGGTGGCGACAGCGCTTCGACCTGGGAAGGTCTGCTCGCCGGCCGTTCCGGCGTAAAGCCCCTCGAGGGCGAGCGCTTCGCCGAACTCCCGGTCCGTATCGCCGCCCCGGCCGCCGTGGACCCCAGTGAGGTCCTGCCCCGCCCGCTGGCCCGCAAGCTGGACCGCTCGGCGCAGTTCGCCGTCATCGCGGCCCGCGAGGCCTGGGCCGACGCCGGTTACACCACTCCGGCCGGTGAGGACGGGGCCGTCGTTCCCGAGCGCCTGGGCACCGTGATCGCCTCCGGCATCGGCGGCGTGACGACCCTGCTCGACCAGTACGACGTACTGAAGGAAAAGGGTGTGCGCCGGGTCTCCCCGCACACCGTCCCCATGCTCATGCCGAACGGCCCGTCGGCCAACGTGGGCCTGGAGGTGAACGCCCGGGCGGGCGTGCACACCCCGGTCAGCGCCTGCGCCTCCGGCGCCGAGGCCATCGGCTACGCCGTCGAGATGATCCGTACCGGCCGCGCCGACGTGGTCGTCGCGGGCGGCACCGAGGCGGCCATCCACCCGCTGCCGATCGCCGCCTTCGCCAACATGATGGCGATGTCCAAGAACAACGAGAACCCCGAGCAGGCCTCCCGCCCCTACGACAAGGGCCGCGACGGCTTCGTCCTCGGTGAGGGCGCGGGCGTCGTCGTGCTGGAGTCCGCGGAGCACGCCGCCGCGCGTGGCGCCCGGGTCTACTGCGAGGTGCTGGGCCAGGGCCTGTCCGCGGACAGCCACCACATCGCGCAGCCGGAGCCGACCGGCCGCGGTGTCGCGGCCGCGGTGCAGAACCTGCTCGACAACACGGGCCTCGACCCGGCCGAGCTGGTCCACCTGAACGCGCACGCCACGTCGACCCCGCAGGGTGACACGGCCGAGCTGAAGGCCCTGCGCAAGGTCCTGGGCGACGACCTCGACCACATCGCGATCTCCGCGACCAAGTCGATGACCGGTCACCTGCTGGGCGGCGCCGGCGGTATCGAGACCGTGGCGACCGTGCTGGCGCTGTACCACCGGATCGCTCCGCCGACGATCAACGTCGACGAGCTCGACGACGACATCGACGCGGACATCGTGCGCGGCGAGCCCCGCAAGCTGCCGGCCGACGGCCCGATCTCCGCGATCAACAACTCCTTCGGCTTCGGCGGCCACAACGTGACCTTGGCATTCCGCACCGTCTGA
- a CDS encoding beta-glucosidase encodes MTDADQAREQIRQDAVEAALDKLDLDTKARLLAGQDMWSLPALPEIGLESLVMSDGPIGVRGVRWTADDPSLALPSPTALAAAWDPALARRAGRLLAQEARRKGVHVLLAPTVNLHRSPLGGRHFECYSEDPYLTGAIGSGYVNGVQDGGVGTTVKHFVGNEAETERFTVDNVIAPRPLRELYLAPFEAIVANAHPWGIMTAYNQVNGTTMTEHNYLVNEVLRGEWGFDGCNVSDWMAARSTTGDIEGGLDVAMPGPTTVYGPALAAAVRSGEVAEATVDAAVRNVLRLAARVGVLEGAPAAVAEPPAPVDGQALARELAVRGFVLVRNQDGALPLDAAAGRTVALIGAAARDARILGGGSATVFPERVVSPLDGLTAALPQGSLTFTVGADPSDELAAADQGFELHAVCRDASGAVLGTGSLPSGQVQWIGDDLPAGAAYETMASIEVTGRFVPRESGEHAFGTRGLGAFALAVGGRTLWEGVQEMGNEADPFEAFFGAPAERARITLTEGEPVEVSLTYQVPDMTAMPLKAIMFSLIHLGPRRDADELIAEAVEAARGADTAVVVVATTDRVESEGFDRRDLCLPGRQDDLVRAVAAVNPNTVVVVNAGSPVELPWREEVAAVLLTWFPGQEGGAALADVLLGDAEPGGRLPTTWPAEFADAPVAEVVPGEGRVEYGEGLFIGYRAYEKHAVTPAYPFGHGLGYTDWTYESLEVTPDTVRVRLTNTGTRPGREVVQVYLAPTSTASESAQSATVERPASWLAAFAGVVAGPGESVEVVIALPARAFEIWDEEARGWQRIGGSYEVRASHSHGDTRLSATLDIA; translated from the coding sequence GTGACCGATGCCGATCAGGCCCGCGAACAGATCCGCCAGGACGCCGTGGAAGCGGCGCTCGACAAGCTCGACCTCGACACCAAGGCCCGCCTGCTGGCCGGCCAGGACATGTGGTCCCTGCCCGCCCTCCCCGAGATCGGGCTGGAGTCCCTGGTCATGTCCGACGGCCCCATCGGGGTGCGCGGCGTGCGGTGGACGGCCGACGACCCCTCCCTCGCGCTGCCGTCCCCGACCGCGCTCGCCGCCGCCTGGGACCCCGCGCTCGCCCGCCGGGCCGGCCGGCTCCTCGCCCAGGAGGCCCGCCGCAAGGGCGTCCACGTCCTCCTCGCGCCCACGGTCAACCTGCACCGCTCCCCGCTCGGCGGCCGCCACTTCGAGTGCTACTCCGAGGACCCCTACCTCACCGGCGCCATCGGCAGCGGCTACGTGAACGGCGTCCAGGACGGCGGCGTCGGCACCACCGTCAAGCACTTCGTCGGCAACGAGGCCGAGACCGAGCGGTTCACCGTCGACAACGTCATCGCCCCGCGCCCGCTGCGCGAGCTGTACCTGGCGCCCTTCGAGGCCATCGTCGCGAACGCCCACCCCTGGGGCATCATGACGGCCTACAACCAGGTCAACGGCACCACCATGACCGAGCACAACTACCTGGTGAACGAAGTCCTGCGCGGCGAATGGGGCTTCGACGGCTGCAACGTCTCCGACTGGATGGCCGCCCGCTCCACCACCGGCGACATCGAAGGCGGACTCGACGTGGCCATGCCCGGCCCGACGACCGTCTACGGGCCCGCCCTCGCCGCGGCCGTACGCTCCGGCGAGGTCGCCGAGGCCACCGTGGACGCGGCAGTGCGCAACGTCCTGCGCCTCGCCGCCCGCGTCGGCGTCCTGGAGGGCGCCCCCGCCGCCGTCGCCGAGCCCCCCGCCCCGGTCGACGGCCAGGCCCTCGCCCGTGAACTGGCCGTCCGTGGCTTCGTCCTGGTCCGCAACCAGGACGGCGCCCTGCCGCTGGACGCCGCCGCGGGCCGGACCGTCGCCCTCATCGGCGCCGCCGCCCGCGACGCCCGCATCCTGGGCGGCGGCTCCGCCACCGTCTTCCCCGAGCGCGTCGTCTCCCCGCTCGACGGCCTCACCGCCGCCCTCCCGCAGGGCTCGCTCACCTTCACCGTGGGCGCCGACCCCTCCGACGAACTGGCCGCCGCCGACCAGGGCTTCGAGCTGCACGCGGTGTGCCGTGACGCCTCCGGCGCCGTCCTCGGCACGGGCAGCCTCCCGTCGGGCCAGGTCCAGTGGATCGGTGACGACCTGCCCGCGGGGGCCGCGTACGAGACCATGGCCAGCATCGAGGTCACCGGCCGGTTCGTGCCGCGCGAGAGCGGCGAGCACGCCTTCGGCACGCGCGGCCTCGGCGCCTTCGCCCTCGCGGTCGGCGGGCGGACCCTGTGGGAGGGCGTCCAGGAGATGGGCAACGAGGCCGACCCCTTCGAGGCCTTCTTCGGCGCCCCCGCCGAACGCGCCCGGATCACCCTCACCGAGGGCGAGCCCGTCGAGGTGTCGCTGACCTACCAGGTCCCCGACATGACCGCGATGCCACTCAAGGCGATCATGTTCTCGCTGATCCACCTCGGCCCGCGCCGCGACGCCGACGAGCTGATCGCCGAGGCCGTGGAGGCCGCCCGCGGCGCCGACACCGCCGTCGTGGTCGTCGCCACCACCGATCGCGTGGAGTCCGAGGGCTTCGACCGCCGTGACCTGTGCCTGCCGGGCCGCCAGGACGACCTGGTGCGCGCCGTCGCCGCCGTCAACCCGAACACCGTGGTCGTCGTCAACGCGGGCTCCCCGGTGGAGCTCCCCTGGCGCGAGGAGGTGGCCGCCGTGCTGCTGACCTGGTTCCCCGGGCAGGAGGGCGGGGCCGCGCTGGCCGACGTACTCCTCGGGGACGCGGAACCGGGCGGCCGGCTGCCCACCACCTGGCCCGCGGAGTTCGCCGACGCCCCGGTCGCCGAGGTCGTCCCCGGCGAGGGGCGCGTGGAGTACGGGGAGGGGCTCTTCATCGGCTACCGGGCGTACGAGAAGCACGCCGTCACGCCGGCCTACCCCTTCGGGCACGGCCTCGGCTACACCGACTGGACCTACGAGTCCCTGGAGGTCACCCCCGACACCGTCCGGGTCCGTCTCACCAACACCGGCACCCGGCCCGGCCGCGAGGTCGTCCAGGTCTACCTGGCGCCGACTTCGACAGCGTCCGAAAGCGCGCAGAGCGCGACGGTGGAACGCCCGGCGAGCTGGCTGGCCGCCTTCGCGGGCGTCGTGGCGGGCCCCGGCGAGAGCGTGGAGGTCGTGATCGCCCTGCCCGCCCGGGCCTTCGAGATCTGGGACGAGGAGGCCCGCGGCTGGCAGCGGATCGGCGGCTCCTACGAGGTCCGCGCGAGCCACTCGCACGGCGACACGCGGCTGAGCGCCACGCTCGACATCGCGTAA
- a CDS encoding SGNH/GDSL hydrolase family protein: MRTTAPRRTARRNLVGAGAAIALLAGVVTGCQSDGAREPGERGAEAAPRWNTQPASIAAVGDSITRGFDACSVLADCPEVSWATGNDPAVDSLATRLLGDAEAPARSWNYAVTGSRMADLPGQLASAAAHKPDLVTVMVGSNDACRPTVSSMTPVAEFRTGFEKALTELRAASPSSQVYVSSVPDLQRLWEQGKDSPMVRQIWKLGICQSMLADPLSAASGATARREQVRAQVVEYNEVLREVCGKDPLCRYDGGAVFQYPFSAEQLSRWDWFHPGKDGQARLAELAHRQVTAAEPPR; encoded by the coding sequence ATGCGCACCACCGCTCCGCGCCGCACGGCGCGCCGGAACCTCGTGGGCGCGGGTGCGGCGATCGCCCTCCTGGCCGGGGTGGTGACGGGGTGCCAGTCGGACGGGGCGCGGGAGCCGGGCGAGCGCGGGGCCGAGGCCGCACCGCGGTGGAACACCCAGCCCGCCTCGATCGCCGCGGTGGGCGACTCCATCACACGTGGTTTCGACGCCTGTTCGGTTCTGGCCGACTGCCCCGAGGTCTCCTGGGCCACCGGCAACGACCCCGCGGTCGACTCGCTGGCCACCCGACTGCTGGGGGACGCCGAGGCCCCGGCGCGGAGCTGGAACTACGCGGTGACCGGCTCGCGGATGGCGGACCTGCCGGGACAGCTGGCCTCGGCGGCGGCGCACAAGCCGGACCTGGTCACGGTGATGGTGGGCTCGAACGACGCCTGCCGGCCCACGGTTTCGTCGATGACGCCGGTGGCGGAGTTCCGGACCGGCTTCGAGAAGGCCCTCACCGAACTGCGGGCCGCGTCCCCCTCTTCCCAGGTGTACGTGTCCAGCGTGCCGGACCTCCAGCGGCTGTGGGAGCAGGGCAAGGACAGCCCGATGGTCCGGCAGATCTGGAAGCTGGGGATCTGTCAGTCGATGCTCGCCGATCCGCTGTCGGCGGCCTCGGGGGCGACGGCCCGGCGCGAGCAGGTGCGGGCACAGGTGGTCGAGTACAACGAGGTGCTGCGCGAGGTCTGCGGGAAGGACCCGCTGTGCCGCTACGACGGCGGGGCGGTGTTCCAGTACCCCTTCTCGGCGGAGCAGTTGAGCCGCTGGGACTGGTTCCACCCGGGCAAGGACGGGCAGGCCCGGCTGGCGGAACTCGCCCACCGTCAGGTGACGGCGGCCGAACCGCCACGTTGA
- a CDS encoding NAD(P)-dependent oxidoreductase → MTDNTTQNPLATPSAPLTLLGLGDMGTALARTWLAAGHPLTVWNRTAAKAEALVAEGAVAAASPAEAVAAGRLVVLCLLDDSSVDAALEGVDLTGKDLVNLTTGTPAEGRARAAWAEARGARFVDGGIMATPTMIGIPEAGGYVFYSGSRALFDTHRTTLQVPAGARFVGENPGYAALHDVALLSAMYGLFAGISHAYALIEGEGIAPKDLSPLLSEWLGAMGFFVGNAAERLTSRDFTSGVVSSLAMQVAASGTLLRTAEEQGVSTELISPYLELMRRRLTAGPAAHGGEDTAGAITLLRAGAGAGAVS, encoded by the coding sequence ATGACCGACAACACGACGCAGAACCCGCTCGCCACCCCTTCCGCCCCGCTCACCCTGCTCGGCCTCGGCGACATGGGCACGGCCCTCGCCCGCACCTGGCTCGCCGCCGGGCACCCCCTCACCGTCTGGAACCGCACCGCCGCCAAGGCCGAGGCCCTGGTCGCGGAGGGTGCCGTCGCCGCAGCGAGCCCCGCCGAGGCGGTGGCCGCCGGCCGGCTCGTCGTGCTGTGCCTGCTGGACGACTCCTCCGTCGACGCGGCCCTGGAGGGCGTCGACCTGACCGGCAAGGACCTGGTCAACCTCACCACCGGCACCCCGGCCGAGGGCCGTGCGCGGGCCGCCTGGGCCGAGGCGCGCGGCGCCCGGTTCGTGGACGGCGGGATCATGGCCACGCCGACGATGATCGGGATCCCGGAGGCCGGGGGCTACGTCTTCTACAGCGGCTCGCGCGCACTCTTCGACACCCATCGGACCACGCTCCAGGTCCCGGCCGGGGCCCGCTTCGTCGGCGAGAACCCGGGGTACGCGGCCCTGCACGACGTGGCGCTGCTGAGTGCGATGTACGGGCTCTTCGCCGGGATCTCGCACGCCTACGCGCTGATCGAGGGCGAGGGCATCGCCCCGAAGGACCTGTCCCCGCTGCTGTCCGAGTGGCTCGGCGCGATGGGCTTCTTCGTCGGCAACGCCGCGGAGCGGCTGACCTCGCGGGACTTCACCAGCGGGGTCGTGTCCAGTCTGGCCATGCAGGTCGCCGCGAGCGGCACCCTGCTGCGCACCGCCGAGGAGCAGGGGGTCAGCACGGAGCTGATCTCCCCGTACCTGGAGCTGATGCGGCGCCGGCTGACCGCCGGCCCCGCCGCGCACGGCGGCGAGGACACGGCCGGCGCCATCACGCTGCTGCGGGCCGGGGCCGGGGCCGGGGCGGTCAGCTAG
- a CDS encoding acyl carrier protein: MAATAQEILEGLAEIVNEIAGIPVEDVQLDKSFTDDLDVDSLSMVEVVVAAEERFEVKIPDEDVKNLKSVGDAAEYILKHQAA; this comes from the coding sequence ATGGCCGCCACCGCGCAGGAAATCCTCGAGGGTCTCGCGGAGATCGTCAACGAGATCGCCGGCATCCCCGTCGAGGATGTCCAGCTCGACAAGTCGTTCACCGACGACCTGGACGTCGACTCCCTGTCCATGGTCGAGGTCGTCGTCGCCGCCGAAGAGCGCTTCGAGGTCAAGATCCCGGACGAGGACGTCAAGAACCTCAAGTCGGTCGGCGACGCCGCCGAGTACATCCTGAAGCACCAGGCCGCCTGA
- a CDS encoding DUF3145 domain-containing protein, with protein MTTRGVLYVHSAPRALCPHVEWAVAGVLGVRVNLDWIRQPASPGTWRAEFSWQAEAGTASKLASALRGWHLLRFEVTAEPCPTAEGERYSSTPELGIFHAVTGMHGDILIPEDRLRAAVARSARGETDLEAEIAKLLGKPWDDELEPFRYAGEGAPVRWLHQVV; from the coding sequence GTGACGACACGTGGAGTTCTGTACGTGCATTCCGCACCGCGCGCGCTCTGCCCGCACGTGGAATGGGCTGTGGCGGGCGTGCTCGGGGTGCGGGTGAACCTCGACTGGATCAGGCAGCCCGCCTCCCCGGGCACCTGGAGAGCCGAGTTCTCCTGGCAGGCCGAAGCGGGCACCGCCTCGAAACTCGCCTCCGCGCTGCGCGGCTGGCATCTGCTGCGCTTCGAGGTGACCGCGGAACCCTGCCCGACCGCCGAGGGCGAGCGCTACAGCTCCACCCCCGAGCTCGGCATCTTCCACGCCGTCACCGGCATGCACGGTGACATCCTGATCCCGGAGGACCGGCTGCGCGCCGCCGTCGCCCGGTCCGCGCGCGGCGAGACCGACCTGGAGGCGGAGATCGCCAAACTGCTCGGCAAACCCTGGGACGACGAGCTGGAGCCTTTCCGCTACGCGGGCGAGGGCGCTCCGGTCCGCTGGCTCCACCAGGTGGTCTGA
- a CDS encoding ACP S-malonyltransferase, giving the protein MLVLVAPGQGAQTPGFLTPWLDLPGAADRVAAWSDAIGLDLAHYGTHADADEIRDTAVAQPLLVAAGLLSAAALGPRTAFGAVAGHSVGEITAAAYAGVLSDADALSFVRTRGLGMAEAAAVTETGMAAVLGGDPDVVVAHLEKLGLTPANINGAGQIVAAGTAEQIAALVAEKPEGTMKVVALKVAGAFHTHHMAPAVTTLEKAAEALAPADPALKYVSNKDGQVVATGADVVARLVGQVANPVRWDLCMETFGELGVTGIIELSPGGTLTGLAKRALKGVPSVALKTPDDLDKAAALIAEHAA; this is encoded by the coding sequence GTGCTCGTACTCGTCGCTCCCGGCCAAGGCGCCCAGACGCCTGGCTTCCTGACTCCCTGGCTCGACCTCCCCGGTGCCGCTGACCGCGTCGCCGCCTGGTCCGACGCCATCGGGCTCGACCTTGCCCACTACGGCACGCACGCCGACGCCGACGAGATCCGCGACACGGCCGTGGCCCAGCCGCTGCTGGTCGCCGCCGGTCTGCTGTCGGCCGCCGCGCTCGGCCCCCGTACGGCCTTCGGTGCCGTCGCGGGCCACAGCGTCGGCGAGATCACCGCCGCCGCCTACGCGGGGGTGCTGTCCGACGCCGACGCCCTGTCGTTCGTCCGCACCCGCGGGCTGGGCATGGCCGAGGCCGCCGCCGTCACCGAGACGGGCATGGCCGCGGTCCTCGGCGGCGACCCCGACGTGGTGGTCGCGCACCTGGAGAAGCTGGGCCTGACCCCGGCCAACATCAACGGCGCGGGCCAGATCGTGGCTGCCGGCACCGCGGAGCAGATCGCCGCGCTGGTCGCCGAGAAGCCCGAAGGCACCATGAAGGTCGTCGCCCTCAAGGTCGCGGGCGCGTTCCACACGCATCACATGGCCCCCGCGGTCACGACGCTGGAGAAGGCCGCCGAGGCCCTCGCCCCGGCCGACCCGGCGCTGAAGTACGTCTCGAACAAGGACGGCCAGGTCGTGGCCACGGGCGCCGACGTCGTCGCCCGTCTGGTCGGCCAGGTCGCGAACCCCGTCCGCTGGGACCTGTGCATGGAGACGTTCGGCGAGCTGGGCGTCACCGGGATCATCGAGCTCAGCCCCGGCGGGACCCTGACGGGTCTGGCCAAGCGGGCCCTGAAGGGCGTGCCGAGCGTCGCCCTGAAGACCCCGGACGATCTCGACAAGGCCGCGGCGCTCATCGCCGAGCACGCGGCCTGA